Below is a window of Streptomyces sp. ITFR-16 DNA.
AGGCCCACGGCGGCGTCGTCCGGGCCGGCGCCGCCGGCCCCGGAGCCCTTGAGGGAGGAGGACAGCCGCCGCACCTCCTGGCGCCAGCGGGCGGCGTACCCGTCCTTGCCGAGCCGCGCGGTACGCAACGCTGCGGCCAGGTCGTCCCCGTAGTCCCGGGGCGGCTCCTCGCTGAGCAGCGCCACCACCTCGGCGGCCCGGCGGCCCCCGGCCTCGGCCGCCCCGTCCAGCAGGGCCCTCGCCAGCCGGGGATGCAGCCCGAGCCGGGACATCCGCAGCCCCCGCTCGGTGACCCGGCCGTCCGCCCCCACCGCGCCGACCGCCGTCAGCACCTCGCGGGCCGCGCCCATCGCACCCTCCGGGGGCGCGTCGAGCAGCGCGAGCCCCGAGGCGTCCGGATCGCCCCAGCAGGCCGCCTGGAGCGCGAACGCCGCCAGATCGGCCACCTTGATCTCCGGGGACGGGAACCGGGCCAGCCGCCCGTCCTCCGCCTGCTCCCAGCAGCGGTAGACCGTCCCGGGCGCCTCCCGCCCGGCCCGGCCCGCCCGCTGGCGGCCCGCCGCCTGCGAGGCCCGTACCGTCGTCAGCGCGCTCAGCCCCCGCGCGTGGTCCGTGCGCGGCTCCCTGGCGAGCCCGGAGTCGACGACCGTCCGCACCCCGGGGACGGTCAGCGACGACTCCGCCACCGAGGTCGCCAGCACCACCCGCCGCCCCTGCGAGGAGCCCGCGAGCACCGCGTCCTGCACGGCCGCCGGGGCCCGCCCGTGCACCTGGAGGACTTCGGCCGCCACCCCGGACAGCTGACCGGCCACCCGGCCGATCTCACCGACCCCGGGCAGGAAACACAGCACATCGCCGTCCCGCTCGGCCAGCGCCCGCCGCACCACGGCGGCGACATGGCTCAGCAGCGCCGGATCGACCCTCATCCCGTGCGGCGGGCGCACCGGCCTCGGCGGCGGCGCCCACACGACCTCCACCGGGTGCGACACACCCTGCGCCTCGACCACCGGGGCGTCGCCGAGCAGCCGAGCCCAGCCCTCCGCGTCCGTGGTGGCCGAGGCGGCGACCAGCCGCAGGTCGGGCCGGATCGCCGCGCGGACGTCCAGCAGGAAGGCGGCCACCGTGTCCGCGTCCAGATGCCGCTCGTGGCACTCGTCGATGATCACCGCGTCGACGCCCGCGAGCTCCTGGTCGCGCTGGAGCCGCTGGAGCAGCACCCCGGTGGTGACCACCTCGACCACGGTGTCCGGCCCCACCACGCGCTCGCCGCGCACGGTGAACCCGACCCGTCCGCCGGTCCGTTCGCCGAGCAGCCAGGCCATCCGCCGGGCCGCCGCGCGGGCGGCGATCCGCCTCGGTTCGGCGACCACCACCCGGCGCACCGGTCCTTCACCGGTCAGCCCGGCCAGCACCAGCGGGACCAGGGTCGTCTTGCCGGTGCCGGGCGGGGCGCACAGCACCGCGACCCCCCGGTCGTCGAGCGCCCGCCGCAGCGCGGGCACGGCGGTGCGGACGGGCAGCTGGTCCAGGGCCTCGGTGCGGATCACGCCCCCAGTCTCGTACGCGCGGCGCCCGGGCCCCGCACCGGCCGGTGTCTCAGTCCCGGGCGCAGACGAAGATCGCGGTCCCCGGGATCAGATGGCCGCGCAGCGGCGACCAGCCGCCCCACTCCTGATCGTTCCAGGACGGCCACTCCGGCTCCACCAGGTCGAGCAGCCGGAAGCCGCCCGCCACCACGTCCCGCACCCGGTCGCCCACCGTGCGGTGGTGCTCGACGTACACGGCGTTGCCCTGCTCGTCCTGCTCCACGTACGGCGTGCGGTCGAAGTACGAGGCGGCGACGGACAGCCCCTCGGGGCCCGGCTCGTCGGGGAAGGCCCAGCGGACGGGATGGGTGACCGAGAAGACCCAGCGGCCGCCGGGGCGCAGCACCCGGTGGACCTCGCGGAAGACCTGGACCGGATCGGCGACGAACGGCACCGCGCCGTACGCGGAGCAGGCCAGGTCGAAGGAGCCGTCGCGGAAGGGCAGCACCCCGGCGTCCGCCTCGACCAGCGGGATGCCCCCGCCGATCCGCAGCGCGTGCTGGAGCTGGCGGTGGGAGAGGTCCAGGGCGACCGGGCGGGCGCCCTGCGCCGCGAGCCAGCGTGAGCACTGCGCCGCGCCGGCTCCGATCTCCAGGACGTCCAGGCCCTTCAGCGATCCGGCGGGGCCCAGCAGCCCGGCCGTGGCCTCGTCGAGACCCTCGGGGCCCCAGACGAAGCGGTCGTCGCCGAGGAAGGTGCCGTGGTCGCTCTGGTACTCGTCGGCGTTGCTGTCCCACCAGCCCCGGCTGGCCCTGCTGCTCTCGGCCTCACCGGCGCTGCGGCGTGTCGCCTCGGGTTCGGGGGCGTAGATCTCTTGGCTCATCGTGTCCGTCGTTGTAGTTTGCCTTCACCCCGTCGTACGCGGTACGTACCAGGGGGATCTCGTGCGCGCGGGACCCGTGTGTCCGGAACCTCGCCGGGGCCGATGTGGCCTCGGTGAACCTGAGTTGTGCCGGGTATGGGTTGTTCCGCCCCTGGTGTGCGCCTTCGCGCATTGACCGTGCCCTGCTGCCCCCGTATGCTACAAGTTGCGCTGCGAGCCTGCGCGCCTCAGACCTAGCAGGCCGCGCTCGCATCTGTTGTATGTCCCCTCGGTTCACGAGGCGCCTCCCGCTCAGGGGCCGGCGCTTCCCAGGCTGTCCGGCTTCTGCAGAGGCGATACGGGCTCACGGCGTAGCAGTAACTTCGACTCACTGTCCGTACCGGAGCCCTTTCCCACATGACGAGCAGCACCGAGACCACCGCCACCACTCCGCAGGTTGCGGTCAACGACATCGGCGACGCGGACGCGTTCCTCGCGGCGATCGACGAGACGATCAAGTACTTCAACGACGGCGACATCGTTGACGGTGTCATCGTCAAGGTTGACCGGGACGAGGTTCTCCTCGACATCGGTTACAAGACCGAAGGTGTCATCCCGAGCCGCGAGCTCTCGATCAAGCACGACGTCGACCCGAACGAGGTCGTCAAGGTCGGCGACGAGATCGAGGCCCTGGTCCTTCAGAAGGAGGACAAGGAAGGCCGCCTGATCCTCTCGAAGAAGCGCGCTCAGTACGAGCGTGCCTGGGGCACCATCGAGAAGATCAAGGAAGAAGACGGCATCGTCACCGGTACCGTCATCGAGGTCGTCAAGGGTGGTCTCATCCTCGACATCGGCCTCCGCGGCTTCCTGCCGGCGTCGCTCGTCGAGATGCGCCGCGTCCGCGACCTCCAGCCGTACGTGGGCAAGGAGCTCGAGGCCAAGATCATCGAGCTGGACAAGAACCGCAACAACGTGGTCCTGTCCCGCCGTGCCTGGCTCGAGCAGACCCAGTCCGAGGTCCGCCAGACGTTCCTCACGACCCTCCAGAAGGGTCAGGTCCGCTCCGGCGTCGTCTCCTCGATCGTCAACTTCGGTGCCTTCGTGGACCTGGGTGGCGTCGACGGTCTCGTGCACGTCTCCGAGCTGTCCTGGAAGCACATCGACCACCC
It encodes the following:
- the hrpB gene encoding ATP-dependent helicase HrpB translates to MIRTEALDQLPVRTAVPALRRALDDRGVAVLCAPPGTGKTTLVPLVLAGLTGEGPVRRVVVAEPRRIAARAAARRMAWLLGERTGGRVGFTVRGERVVGPDTVVEVVTTGVLLQRLQRDQELAGVDAVIIDECHERHLDADTVAAFLLDVRAAIRPDLRLVAASATTDAEGWARLLGDAPVVEAQGVSHPVEVVWAPPPRPVRPPHGMRVDPALLSHVAAVVRRALAERDGDVLCFLPGVGEIGRVAGQLSGVAAEVLQVHGRAPAAVQDAVLAGSSQGRRVVLATSVAESSLTVPGVRTVVDSGLAREPRTDHARGLSALTTVRASQAAGRQRAGRAGREAPGTVYRCWEQAEDGRLARFPSPEIKVADLAAFALQAACWGDPDASGLALLDAPPEGAMGAAREVLTAVGAVGADGRVTERGLRMSRLGLHPRLARALLDGAAEAGGRRAAEVVALLSEEPPRDYGDDLAAALRTARLGKDGYAARWRQEVRRLSSSLKGSGAGGAGPDDAAVGLVAALAFPERVARARGEGAFLMASGTGAELGEGSRLRSAPWLAVAVADRPAHAASARVRLAAVIDEDTARLAAGHLRFAGEEVRWDGRDVVARRVERLGAVELSERPLKQPDPDLVREALVEGLRREGLGLLRWSRDAEQLRERLAFLHRELGAPWPDVSDGALLERTGQWLEPELSRARRRSGLAAIDAGQALRRLLPWATGEAARLDELAPERIEVPSGSRIRVEYGGAQPVLAVKLQELFGLQETPRVAGVPVLVHLLSPAGRPAAVTADLASFWREGYKAVRAELRGRYPRHPWPEDPATVEATRYTKARLRRE
- a CDS encoding class I SAM-dependent methyltransferase, translating into MSQEIYAPEPEATRRSAGEAESSRASRGWWDSNADEYQSDHGTFLGDDRFVWGPEGLDEATAGLLGPAGSLKGLDVLEIGAGAAQCSRWLAAQGARPVALDLSHRQLQHALRIGGGIPLVEADAGVLPFRDGSFDLACSAYGAVPFVADPVQVFREVHRVLRPGGRWVFSVTHPVRWAFPDEPGPEGLSVAASYFDRTPYVEQDEQGNAVYVEHHRTVGDRVRDVVAGGFRLLDLVEPEWPSWNDQEWGGWSPLRGHLIPGTAIFVCARD